The Euwallacea fornicatus isolate EFF26 chromosome 3, ASM4011564v1, whole genome shotgun sequence genome has a segment encoding these proteins:
- the LOC136350409 gene encoding protein windpipe-like, with the protein MWFTALALVSLSGSILGAAIFHCPEGTSCSEPGSVSSTSFRFLDELKPKQFLTIKKLSVVNASLDKLPAALKYMKGLQYLDLSDNNIELHHIPPLTFLRTLKLARNKIADVSCSLLPKHLEELDLSANSINHLPQDWSALPNLKTVHLQQNPIDCDCYNDNVATYRQLVKRRIHIPEPITCELPGYVRGNNISDISCTPEDEMINDMPDEGSGEGAEDIFNDPPKSGKLIANEVKASEENEVIDDKVEVPSEESFLLANNTSDSIQPDEGSGDEGSGFGPLGLDHVAACVFDCATPKPVGLRDDRNDTETDPGATAKLKILTEDIFGPILQEVTPSTSTTTTTTTTTTEVPATSISSTSSGGDVSEETVSKDAKQTLIKEYKPSVDETRLLSEPTRTGEMEKATALNQNNYAVYLVVVCGLIIAVLFLVCFIKKRKSNRLEKNRHSALEEEMKPLEKAPIQAVNEQNGKSKTHIPEHVPLINGQNGQSKGEPILKSYVPLEHPESHSLSNVDDEEEPTIREKSFPELLTPHTERVTIRASEIPESIPKTPVLVHRLRNSDGEIITTVVPP; encoded by the coding sequence ATGTGGTTCACAGCACTCGCCCTCGTATCACTCTCCGGCTCGATACTCGGAGCAGCGATCTTCCATTGTCCCGAAGGGACCTCTTGCTCAGAGCCAGGATCAGTGTCGTCTACGTCCTTTCGTTTCCTCGACGAGTTGAAGCCAAAGCAATTCTTGACCATCAAAAAGCTGTCAGTGGTCAATGCGTCCCTCGATAAACTTCCAGCGGCGCTAAAGTATATGAAAGGATTGCAGTATTTGGATTTATCTGATAATAACATTGAATTGCACCATATTCCCCCACTGACGTTTCTGCGGACCCTTAAACTGGCTAGGAACAAAATAGCCGATGTGAGCTGTTCCTTATTACCCAAGCATCTTGAGGAACTTGATTTGTCCGCTAATTCAATTAACCACCTACCACAGGACTGGAGTGCCCTGCCTAACTTGAAAACTGTACATTTGCAGCAAAATCCTATTGACTGTGATTGCTATAATGACAACGTGGCCACTTACCGTCAGTTAGTCAAGCGAAGAATACACATCCCAGAACCCATTACTTGTGAGCTACCTGGATATGTAAGAGGGAACAATATCAGTGATATAAGTTGCACGCCCGAAGACGAAATGATTAATGACATGCCTGATGAAGGTTCAGGTGAAGGTGCTGAAGATATTTTCAACGATCCTCCGAAATCTGGAAAACTAATTGCTAACGAAGTCAAAGCATCAGAGGAAAATGAAGTAATTGATGATAAAGTAGAAGTTCCATCTGAGGAATCATTCTTACTAGCAAACAACACGTCTGACTCAATACAGCCCGATGAAGGTAGCGGTGATGAAGGTAGTGGATTTGGTCCTCTTGGGCTGGACCATGTAGCAGCTTGCGTGTTCGACTGTGCCACCCCTAAACCTGTAGGTTTACGGGATGATAGAAATGATACTGAGACAGATCCAGGAGCTACCGCCAAACTGAAGATACTTACCGAAGATATTTTTGGACCGATCTTGCAGGAAGTTACTCCGTCAACTTCTACCACCACCActaccaccaccaccaccactgAAGTCCCAGCTACTTCGATTTCGAGCACTTCCTCAGGTGGTGATGTAAGCGAGGAGACGGTGAGCAAAGATGCGAAACAAACTCTCATAAAAGAGTATAAGCCAAGCGTCGATGAAACCCGATTGTTGTCAGAACCAACTCGAACCGGGGAAATGGAAAAAGCTACGGCGTTAAATCAGAACAATTATGCCGTATATTTGGTGGTTGTGTGCGGACTCATAATAGCTGTACTTTTCTTGgtgtgtttcattaaaaagcgCAAGTCTAACCGATTGGAGAAAAACCGACATTCTGCCTTGGAGGAGGAGATGAAACCGCTGGAGAAGGCTCCAATCCAAGCTGTAAATGAGCAAAATGGAAAGTCGAAGACTCACATTCCCGAACACGTTCCCCTAATTAACGGCCAGAACGGGCAATCGAAGGGAGAACCTATTCTGAAATCATACGTGCCGTTGGAGCACCCGGAGTCACACTCGCTGAGCAACGTAGATGACGAAGAAGAACCAACAATCCGCGAGAAATCCTTTCCGGAACTGCTAACTCCTCACACAGAAAGAGTCACTATACGGGCTTCGGAAATCCCCGAATCCATTCCCAAGACTCCAGTACTAGTCCATCGCTTAAGAAACAGTGATGGTGAAATTATCACCACGGTGGTACCACCATGA